A window of Streptomyces sp. NBC_01689 genomic DNA:
GCCGTACGGACCCCACCGCCCGATCCGGGCCCGACGGGCGCGTACGAACGGGGAGGTCCACGGAGCAGCTGTGGAGTCACCACGGTCCCGTTCCGCGTGGGGGCGGAGCGGGTCTCAGGTGCGTCGGATGACCAGCACGGCCACGTCGTCCAGGTGGTCCACTCCGGCCACCGCGTCGAGTACGCGGTCAGCGGTCTCCTCGACGCCGAGCCGGTCCCGGAGGGCCCGGCCGGCCAGCGCTCCCGCGCGCTCCAGTCCGGCGTCCAGGGTCAGGCGGGGCCCCTCGACCACCCCGTCGGTGACCATGACCAGCGCGGTGCCCGCTTCCAGGGTGAAGGTCTCCTCGGGGTACTCGGTGCCGGGCACGATGCCCAGGACCGGTCCGGCGGGAAGGGTGCGGACGGTGTGGCTGCCGTCGTCGCGGGCGTGGAGCAAGGGCACGTGGCCCGCGGTGGTGCCGACGACCAGTCCGTCACGCGGATCGAGGTGCAGCATGGTGCAGCTGGCGAAGCGGGGTGAGTCCATCGCGACGAGCAGTTCGTTCGTACGCGTCAGCACCGTTCCCGGGTCGGGCTCGTGGGCCGCTATCGCGCGCATGGACGAGCGCACCTGGCCCATCAGAACCGCGGCATCCACGTCGTGCCCCTGCGCGTCGCCGATCTCCAGCGCGACCGCACCGTCGGGCAGGAAGAACGCGTCGTACCAGTCTCCGCCGACATCCAGTCCATCCTGGCTGGGCTGGTAGCGGACGGCGATCTCCAGGCCCGGGAGGCGGTGCGGCAGCGTCGGGAGCATGCTCTCCTGGAGCGCCATCGACAGCTCCACGTGAGCTTGTTGCAGCCTGATGGCCTTCAGCGCCTGACCCGCGAGGTCGGCCAGCGTCGTCAGAAAGGCGAGCTTCTCCGGTGACGAGGGGCGCTCACCGTCGTACGTCACCACCCAGGCGCCGAGCGGCCGGTCGCCCTCCGGGCTGAGGGGGGTGATCGACAAGGCGGTGCCGGGGGCGGACCGGAGCAGGGGCAGACCGTCAGCGTCCGGCCACCGGCGGGCAAGCTCCTCGTGGTCGCGGAAGAACTGCCCCTGACCGGTACGCATCACGGAGGGCAACGGTCCGTCGTCGTCCAGCGACAGGCCGAGCAGGGCATCGACCTCCCATGGGGGGATCCCGGCATCCGAGGCGACCCGCAGGCGGCCCTCGTCGACGAGTGCGAACAGAGCGCCGGAGCCGCCGACGGCCGCGGCGAGCCGGGCCAGGACGACCTGCTGCAGTTCCTGCTCGGTGGCGGCGCTGAACAGGGCGGAGGAGAAGGCCGTGATCGCGTCCGCGCGCTCCCGCTCCGCGCCGGCCTCGGCCAGCGTCTTCTGGCGGCGTGCCTCGGACCGGGTGTCGTCGCGGATCACGGCGAAGACCCGCTCGGGTCCGCCGTACCCCAACTGGACCCTGCGGACCTGGCCGGCGAGCACCCGCCAGCCGTCGTGTTCGGTGAGGAACCGCGACCTGATCCACGGGGACTGCGCTTCGGCCGCGCGCAGTCCCCGCCGCACGTCTTTCCGGTCGTCGGGGTGCACGCGACCGATCATCTTGGACCGGGGCATCGACGTCTGCGGGAAGAGCGCGGCCAGGGCGGGTGCGCCGCCCAGCCACTCCACCTGTTGATCGGGGGAGCACATGCAGAGCCCGAGGTCGGCGGCCTTCGCCGCGAGCTGGAAGGGGATCAGCAGACCGGCACGGTCGCGTCTCGCGTCCAGCGAATGCACCCACACGAGCCGCTCGCCGGTCGAGGGATCCGTCACGGCTCGCGCCTCCACGAGGCAGACCACCGTCGCGACGCCCGAACCGGGAAATTCCAGCACGCGCATCGCGAGGCTCTTGGCCGTGGCGCCGTGCGTCAGCAGCCCCTCGGCCGACATGCGCTGGTCCTC
This region includes:
- a CDS encoding SpoIIE family protein phosphatase, encoding MDASDELLQMATPSALLTPDGVIRSLNAAMATQLGRPRQQCAGAGFVDLLPEDQRMSAEGLLTHGATAKSLAMRVLEFPGSGVATVVCLVEARAVTDPSTGERLVWVHSLDARRDRAGLLIPFQLAAKAADLGLCMCSPDQQVEWLGGAPALAALFPQTSMPRSKMIGRVHPDDRKDVRRGLRAAEAQSPWIRSRFLTEHDGWRVLAGQVRRVQLGYGGPERVFAVIRDDTRSEARRQKTLAEAGAERERADAITAFSSALFSAATEQELQQVVLARLAAAVGGSGALFALVDEGRLRVASDAGIPPWEVDALLGLSLDDDGPLPSVMRTGQGQFFRDHEELARRWPDADGLPLLRSAPGTALSITPLSPEGDRPLGAWVVTYDGERPSSPEKLAFLTTLADLAGQALKAIRLQQAHVELSMALQESMLPTLPHRLPGLEIAVRYQPSQDGLDVGGDWYDAFFLPDGAVALEIGDAQGHDVDAAVLMGQVRSSMRAIAAHEPDPGTVLTRTNELLVAMDSPRFASCTMLHLDPRDGLVVGTTAGHVPLLHARDDGSHTVRTLPAGPVLGIVPGTEYPEETFTLEAGTALVMVTDGVVEGPRLTLDAGLERAGALAGRALRDRLGVEETADRVLDAVAGVDHLDDVAVLVIRRT